In one window of Eggerthella guodeyinii DNA:
- a CDS encoding glycosyltransferase — protein MRYVQINSFYNGSTGTIMRNLHEELKEQGVDSYIFWGRRHETISDHEACCASKLGVYAHGILSRLTDRVGFYSKRDTRRLLERLEAIDPDVVHLHNIHGYYINIEMIFEWLANHRCQVKWTLHDCWAFTGHCPYFTYVNCDRWLASCHDCPQKREYPKSFLADASERNFHDKKHLFNLVPLGRMEIVTPSQWLADLVGRSFLSKYPVTVKHNTVDRSVFKPTPGDFRKRYSLEDKFVILGVASPWTERKGLDDFMRLAHYLDFSKCAIVLVGLSLKQIKVLPQGVIGLTRTDSPQELVGIYSATDVFLNPTREDNYPTVNLEAEACGTPVVTYSTGGCPETVRCEGSRVVDDLNGAIRAMKEINGKVFA, from the coding sequence GTGAGGTACGTCCAGATCAACAGCTTCTACAACGGGTCGACCGGCACCATCATGCGCAATCTGCACGAGGAGCTGAAGGAGCAGGGAGTCGACTCCTATATCTTCTGGGGGCGTCGCCACGAGACCATCTCCGATCACGAGGCATGCTGTGCTTCGAAGCTCGGCGTGTACGCTCACGGCATCCTCTCGAGGCTGACCGATCGAGTCGGGTTCTACTCGAAAAGAGACACGCGCAGACTGCTCGAACGACTCGAAGCAATAGACCCCGACGTCGTCCACTTGCACAACATCCACGGCTACTACATCAACATCGAGATGATCTTCGAGTGGCTCGCGAACCATCGCTGCCAGGTGAAATGGACCCTGCACGACTGCTGGGCTTTCACTGGGCACTGCCCGTATTTTACCTATGTCAACTGCGATCGATGGCTGGCAAGCTGTCATGATTGCCCTCAGAAGAGGGAGTACCCGAAATCGTTTCTCGCCGACGCGAGCGAGAGGAACTTTCATGACAAGAAGCACCTCTTCAATCTCGTTCCGCTTGGGCGCATGGAGATCGTAACGCCGTCGCAGTGGCTCGCCGATCTCGTCGGCAGATCGTTTCTCTCGAAGTATCCCGTAACGGTAAAGCACAACACCGTCGACCGTTCCGTGTTCAAGCCCACCCCCGGCGATTTCCGCAAGCGGTACAGTTTAGAGGATAAGTTCGTCATTCTAGGAGTAGCATCGCCATGGACCGAGCGTAAAGGTTTGGACGACTTCATGCGCTTGGCCCATTATCTTGATTTTTCGAAATGCGCAATCGTTTTGGTGGGGCTTAGCCTTAAGCAGATCAAGGTATTGCCGCAGGGCGTTATCGGTCTGACTCGCACCGATTCACCTCAGGAGTTGGTTGGCATCTACTCGGCAACCGACGTCTTCTTGAACCCGACACGTGAGGATAACTATCCAACAGTGAACCTTGAGGCTGAAGCGTGCGGAACACCGGTGGTTACTTACAGTACAGGAGGATGTCCCGAAACGGTGCGATGTGAGGGTTCGCGAGTCGTTGACGATCTGAATGGGGCAATACGCGCTATGAAAGAGATAAACGGCAAGGTGTTCGCTTGA
- a CDS encoding glycosyltransferase family 4 protein, whose translation MKPLRAAIVAVCDFDVNPMGGEVSLLRNLLSGSTGDPSTEYSLIGLSFNGEETGCWQEKVISGSNYNWLPVASISQNLSRFVPLRLRMALGLRKHSKQISERNFDIVYFHSAELFSPLRCLNVPLVYHVHGNPYYTVRMSRFPLLRTRPFTLFYDTVIESALKGSDRIIWAACRSKDEYFDLVPHLKPTLEDKIDIVHSSFDAMLDLIQEETLDSRFKYIITVGRLSRIKHIDFILEVFASIQKIRTDIRMLVCGSGEEEDALKEKANILGCGKSVTFFGNVDKHRLASYLNQSRVFLFASESEALSLVVLESLHMGTPVVSTSVGDVPLVIENEYVGSIVEGWDEKEFVQKAIHYLDAGEEELKTIRSACGKAASRYTPERMASEINKVLHSTYDASHKVQDADNK comes from the coding sequence GTGAAGCCGTTGAGAGCAGCAATAGTTGCTGTATGCGACTTCGATGTGAACCCGATGGGCGGGGAAGTGAGTCTGCTTAGAAACCTGCTTTCAGGGTCGACGGGTGACCCATCAACCGAGTACAGCCTTATCGGCTTGAGCTTCAACGGTGAAGAAACAGGGTGTTGGCAGGAGAAGGTCATTTCGGGGTCGAATTATAACTGGCTTCCCGTCGCAAGTATATCCCAAAACCTATCACGGTTCGTTCCCTTGAGATTAAGGATGGCTCTTGGATTGAGGAAGCACAGCAAGCAGATCTCCGAACGAAATTTCGATATTGTTTATTTCCATTCGGCCGAACTCTTCTCTCCGTTGCGATGCTTGAACGTCCCTTTGGTCTACCATGTACACGGAAATCCGTACTATACCGTAAGAATGTCTAGGTTTCCGCTTTTAAGAACCAGACCCTTTACCCTTTTCTACGACACGGTTATCGAGAGCGCACTTAAGGGCAGCGATCGTATTATCTGGGCTGCATGTCGTTCAAAAGATGAGTACTTCGACTTAGTTCCCCATCTCAAACCGACGCTCGAGGATAAGATCGATATTGTCCATTCCTCGTTTGACGCTATGCTCGATTTGATTCAGGAGGAGACCCTCGACTCTCGATTTAAATACATTATCACGGTAGGCAGGTTGTCGCGTATTAAGCATATCGACTTCATCCTCGAAGTGTTCGCGTCGATTCAAAAAATACGAACAGATATTCGTATGCTTGTCTGCGGAAGCGGCGAGGAAGAAGATGCCCTCAAGGAAAAGGCGAACATACTCGGATGTGGGAAGTCCGTTACATTTTTTGGGAATGTAGACAAGCATCGGCTTGCGTCCTATCTGAATCAATCGCGAGTTTTCCTATTCGCCTCCGAAAGCGAAGCTCTGAGTCTAGTGGTTCTTGAAAGCCTCCACATGGGAACTCCCGTGGTGTCCACTTCGGTGGGAGACGTTCCATTGGTTATCGAAAATGAGTATGTTGGATCCATTGTTGAGGGATGGGACGAGAAGGAATTCGTGCAAAAAGCTATTCACTACCTTGATGCAGGCGAAGAAGAACTGAAAACAATACGTTCCGCATGCGGAAAGGCTGCGTCGCGGTATACCCCTGAGCGAATGGCTTCCGAGATCAACAAGGTATTGCATTCAACTTACGACGCAAGCCACAAGGTTCAGGATGCCGACAATAAGTAA
- a CDS encoding O-antigen ligase family protein, with protein sequence MRDPSSGVVKLLYLQLYMTLFLDGINEIATHFGFPIPLGQVIRAVFLVVDMLVVFSLGRRRDVQIMILCIAFFALESLREVCFGFSGVVASGVYWSKVLSCILIFLAIKASYQRGLLNKKQMDGFFKLSIIIIPLFFLMLTYAGVMSLNQNDAGAYGSILSKNALTSVLLILFTMSLKFGFESPIRLIWTLIVMLCLVLLGSKAALILVAPILVLSMLHQMGKKGERRLWSFLLLGIGVIVGLSIFGDRINEVIESQLFRLHYVTAVQGQSWINYLFSGRNSLLEAGFTTFVSGATPLSLLVGDGFYSVTHGVANIVQSSGDVRGIEMDLFEILFSSGLVGLFFILLPVVEGVGAQRTNKSRDRFLLILALIVVLAFSILGGHVYTEGMASEYLGIFLGYLTMKDSKNSQDDQIPGQTSQSSISETSS encoded by the coding sequence GTGCGTGACCCGTCGAGCGGGGTAGTAAAACTTTTATATCTTCAGCTATACATGACGCTGTTTTTGGACGGCATAAACGAGATCGCTACACATTTCGGCTTTCCTATACCCCTAGGACAGGTCATTCGAGCAGTTTTCCTTGTTGTGGATATGTTGGTGGTGTTCAGCCTTGGTAGGCGACGAGATGTGCAGATAATGATTCTGTGTATCGCTTTCTTCGCATTGGAGTCGCTGCGTGAGGTTTGTTTCGGTTTCTCCGGCGTAGTTGCCTCGGGAGTCTATTGGAGCAAGGTGCTCTCTTGTATCCTTATTTTTCTGGCGATAAAAGCCTCTTATCAAAGAGGGCTATTGAACAAAAAGCAGATGGATGGCTTTTTTAAACTGTCCATTATCATCATCCCTCTGTTTTTTCTCATGCTGACGTATGCAGGTGTGATGAGCCTCAACCAAAACGATGCTGGTGCCTATGGTTCGATCCTCTCGAAAAACGCCCTTACGTCAGTGCTTCTAATCCTGTTCACGATGTCCTTGAAATTTGGATTCGAAAGTCCTATTCGTCTCATATGGACTTTGATCGTTATGCTGTGTCTGGTGTTGCTTGGATCCAAAGCGGCGCTCATCTTGGTTGCTCCTATTCTCGTACTGAGCATGTTGCATCAAATGGGGAAAAAAGGCGAGAGACGGTTATGGTCCTTTTTACTGCTCGGCATCGGCGTTATCGTGGGCCTTTCGATATTCGGCGATCGCATAAACGAAGTTATCGAGTCCCAGCTGTTCCGTCTCCATTACGTAACCGCAGTTCAGGGTCAATCATGGATAAACTATCTCTTTTCTGGACGAAACAGTCTTCTTGAAGCTGGATTCACGACATTTGTTAGCGGAGCTACTCCGCTTTCTCTCCTAGTAGGCGACGGGTTTTATTCTGTTACGCATGGCGTGGCGAACATAGTTCAAAGCTCAGGGGATGTTCGCGGCATTGAAATGGATTTGTTTGAAATCCTTTTTTCTTCAGGGCTGGTTGGGCTTTTTTTTATTTTACTGCCGGTTGTCGAAGGAGTAGGGGCGCAGAGGACAAACAAGTCGCGGGATAGGTTTCTTCTTATCCTGGCCTTGATTGTCGTACTTGCATTTTCGATCTTAGGGGGACACGTGTATACGGAGGGCATGGCGTCGGAATATTTAGGAATCTTCCTGGGGTATCTCACTATGAAAGACAGCAAAAATTCTCAGGACGACCAGATTCCAGGGCAGACGAGTCAAAGCTCGATCAGCGAAACATCGTCGTAG
- a CDS encoding polysaccharide pyruvyl transferase family protein produces MKNRIGIMTSEESFLNNYGAVLQGFALFTVLRDMGFDPQIIRYDGLRNQATNRGKIASFINSSGKLKRIINKVKRKKISDQIIGRTELFRAFQDKYMVFFSEKRHCWDSIRHDPPQFDQYVCGSDQIWNPVFKGNANDRGYFLDFAPLGKRRIAYAPSVGVNVLPAECSDEFNELILKFDSISVRERSGARIIESLTGKECFVALDPTLLLEPERWRGMEVPLKNIQNEFVLVYQFRSSEFQVQSVEMLSKALGLPVVSIALSEASLETPFEKRFDVGPSEFLWLVDHARFVCTDSFHATVFSILFGTPFIVFEREKIGKAGADMNSRVSNLLETFDLSERIVKQEADLSRIDLESCDFSTAWDALVSTRALSINYLRTALETP; encoded by the coding sequence ATGAAGAATAGAATTGGCATTATGACAAGCGAGGAGTCGTTTCTCAACAACTATGGTGCCGTATTGCAAGGATTTGCATTGTTTACCGTGCTTAGAGATATGGGTTTTGATCCCCAGATCATTCGATACGATGGTCTTCGAAATCAAGCGACAAACAGGGGCAAGATCGCGAGCTTTATCAATTCTAGCGGGAAACTTAAACGCATTATTAATAAGGTAAAGCGGAAAAAGATAAGCGATCAGATAATTGGTAGGACAGAGCTTTTTCGCGCTTTTCAGGATAAATACATGGTCTTTTTTTCGGAGAAAAGGCACTGCTGGGATTCAATCCGGCACGATCCCCCTCAGTTCGATCAATATGTGTGCGGGAGTGATCAAATTTGGAATCCTGTATTCAAAGGAAATGCTAACGACAGAGGGTATTTTCTCGATTTCGCACCTTTGGGAAAACGAAGAATTGCCTATGCTCCTAGCGTCGGGGTGAACGTTCTTCCGGCGGAATGTTCAGATGAGTTCAATGAGCTGATTTTGAAATTCGACAGTATCTCAGTTCGCGAACGAAGCGGGGCGAGAATTATCGAAAGCCTAACTGGCAAGGAATGCTTTGTCGCCCTTGATCCAACCTTACTGTTGGAACCAGAGCGCTGGCGTGGTATGGAAGTGCCGTTAAAGAATATACAAAATGAATTTGTTCTTGTCTATCAATTTCGTAGCTCCGAGTTTCAAGTTCAATCCGTCGAGATGCTTTCAAAAGCGCTCGGTCTCCCCGTGGTCTCCATTGCTCTTTCTGAGGCATCGCTCGAAACTCCGTTTGAGAAGCGTTTCGATGTCGGCCCGTCTGAGTTTCTTTGGCTGGTCGACCATGCTCGCTTTGTTTGCACAGATTCGTTTCATGCGACTGTGTTCTCAATCCTGTTTGGAACCCCTTTCATAGTGTTCGAGAGGGAGAAGATCGGTAAGGCGGGTGCCGATATGAACTCGAGAGTAAGCAATTTGCTAGAAACGTTTGATCTTTCAGAACGTATAGTAAAGCAGGAGGCCGATCTCTCTCGCATTGATCTCGAATCGTGTGACTTTTCTACTGCTTGGGACGCGTTGGTTTCTACGAGGGCTTTGTCGATCAATTATCTGAGAACTGCACTTGAGACCCCCTAA
- a CDS encoding Coenzyme F420 hydrogenase/dehydrogenase, beta subunit C-terminal domain gives MTECICEALPEDNCFGCMACVTACESDALECGRNADGFYRPQLHLEKCIRCGKCASACPVEHSPARHRPIKAFAAQIKNADELLLSTSGGAFSALSAEVIARGGAVCGVVWDSDMHAVHSLSTDESAIARMHGSKYVQSLVTPDVFRSIRSVLQSGKTVLFSGTPCQVAGLRSFLKVDYSHLLTVDVPCYGVPSPMFFEQHIRAYEKKYKGRIVNFSFRDKHKNGFSHTTVFTIEKDGGRIIKRTIDDYRLVPYHYAFGKCDCFDTICYRCPYAQIERVADITLGSFWRIEELNDTFSTRDGVSMILPNSPKGEKWFEYASKKMTLSEHSVDEAVARNAGLVSTKPLPSTRDDLYASLRGSGYHHAMKLFYRVPMWRKAYAYAPILHAVKKLFFD, from the coding sequence ATGACTGAATGCATTTGCGAAGCCCTACCCGAAGATAACTGTTTTGGCTGCATGGCATGCGTTACGGCGTGTGAAAGCGATGCTCTCGAATGCGGGCGCAACGCGGACGGTTTCTATCGCCCTCAACTCCATCTCGAAAAGTGCATTCGTTGTGGAAAGTGCGCCTCAGCTTGTCCTGTTGAGCATTCTCCCGCTCGGCATCGACCGATAAAGGCTTTTGCTGCGCAAATCAAGAACGCAGATGAGCTACTCCTTTCAACTTCGGGGGGAGCCTTCTCCGCTCTATCTGCTGAAGTGATCGCAAGGGGAGGGGCAGTGTGCGGCGTCGTGTGGGATTCTGACATGCATGCGGTTCATAGCTTGTCGACAGACGAATCGGCTATCGCGCGCATGCATGGATCAAAATACGTTCAGAGTCTTGTGACTCCTGACGTTTTTCGGAGCATCCGATCTGTGCTTCAATCCGGGAAAACCGTTTTGTTCTCTGGGACGCCTTGCCAAGTCGCCGGATTGCGGAGTTTTCTCAAAGTCGACTATTCTCATCTACTTACCGTAGACGTGCCGTGCTATGGAGTTCCAAGTCCGATGTTTTTCGAGCAGCATATTCGAGCTTATGAGAAAAAATACAAAGGGAGAATCGTCAATTTTTCGTTTCGGGATAAGCATAAAAATGGATTCTCGCATACTACGGTTTTCACTATCGAGAAGGATGGTGGTCGCATTATCAAACGTACGATAGATGATTACCGCCTTGTTCCTTATCATTATGCGTTTGGGAAGTGCGATTGCTTTGACACCATCTGTTACAGGTGTCCTTACGCGCAGATCGAGCGTGTCGCAGATATTACGCTGGGAAGCTTTTGGAGAATCGAGGAGCTTAACGATACTTTTTCGACGAGAGATGGCGTATCTATGATATTGCCGAATTCCCCTAAGGGCGAGAAGTGGTTTGAATATGCGAGCAAAAAAATGACGCTCAGTGAGCATTCGGTAGATGAAGCGGTTGCGCGCAACGCTGGGCTCGTATCGACAAAGCCTTTGCCAAGCACAAGAGACGACCTGTATGCATCGCTGAGAGGCAGCGGATACCACCATGCCATGAAGTTGTTTTATCGAGTACCGATGTGGAGGAAGGCGTATGCGTACGCTCCGATTCTCCATGCGGTGAAGAAGCTCTTTTTTGACTGA
- a CDS encoding lipopolysaccharide biosynthesis protein translates to MTEHIHGRRLVASTGNIISFIKNSSLFLVGSVLSRMLTFLLLPLYTSTVPTEDFGVYDISLVYVSLVSSVLFFELWSAVLRFLYDFDSPEKKANVVKNGAVIFFGSSIVFIVAALVLFSLLNTRYVALIVGYGIAGALSQYMCFIARGYGKNAQFSVSGVINTGIVLASNLILMLVFKFDYSAMYIGFILGALSQTVYLFFVLDLRSILRRGELDRSLVIDLLRFSLPLCLNTASFWLLTSATKLVYNAVFGYSASGVFSVGSKFGQIIMLATTCFAYAWQDISFSASTRDAPGSFYSGACNTYLQFLASAFALLLPVVFFIFPLFVSSEYASALSLVPSFFAVSLVSGYATFIGNVFYAIKKTRPIMLSATAAGVVAVGLSFPLVKTFGANGANLAVILGFVIAIAIRAFLLRKELGFLIEWKTVVLCTMWVVLSALIFILGNPTSIILSAIVSMLIAGAIFRREIGLLLNIAKQKLFH, encoded by the coding sequence TTGACTGAGCATATACACGGTAGAAGACTCGTGGCAAGTACTGGAAATATAATCTCATTTATCAAAAACTCAAGTCTTTTTCTTGTGGGCTCGGTTTTGTCTCGCATGCTGACTTTCCTTCTCCTTCCTCTCTACACGAGCACCGTTCCTACGGAAGATTTTGGAGTATACGATATCTCGCTCGTGTATGTCTCTCTTGTGAGTTCGGTACTCTTTTTCGAATTATGGTCAGCGGTACTCAGATTCTTATATGACTTTGACAGCCCCGAGAAAAAGGCGAATGTTGTCAAGAATGGCGCTGTTATCTTCTTTGGCTCAAGCATCGTCTTTATCGTCGCTGCATTGGTGCTTTTCTCGTTGCTAAATACGCGATATGTCGCGCTTATCGTGGGGTACGGCATTGCCGGGGCGCTTTCCCAATACATGTGCTTTATTGCTAGGGGATATGGAAAGAATGCTCAGTTTTCTGTCTCGGGAGTGATAAATACCGGCATTGTGCTTGCATCGAACCTAATCCTCATGCTCGTTTTCAAATTCGATTACTCGGCTATGTATATAGGCTTCATACTGGGGGCTTTATCGCAGACCGTATACCTATTCTTCGTGCTTGATCTCCGTTCAATCCTCCGGCGGGGTGAGCTGGATCGCAGCTTAGTAATCGACCTACTGCGCTTCTCATTGCCGCTTTGCCTCAATACCGCTTCATTCTGGCTTTTAACGAGCGCAACAAAACTGGTATATAACGCAGTTTTTGGTTACTCCGCAAGTGGTGTATTCTCTGTGGGGAGCAAGTTCGGGCAGATTATTATGCTTGCAACAACATGCTTTGCGTATGCTTGGCAGGACATCTCTTTTTCTGCGAGCACCCGGGATGCTCCAGGATCATTTTACTCCGGGGCTTGCAACACATATTTGCAGTTTCTTGCATCGGCTTTTGCGCTCCTCCTTCCCGTCGTCTTCTTCATTTTCCCGCTGTTTGTGTCGAGCGAATATGCGTCGGCCCTGAGCCTCGTTCCATCTTTTTTTGCGGTCTCTCTCGTCAGTGGATATGCAACATTCATCGGAAACGTGTTTTATGCCATCAAGAAAACACGTCCTATCATGCTTTCGGCTACAGCTGCTGGAGTAGTTGCTGTTGGACTCTCGTTCCCGCTCGTCAAAACATTTGGAGCAAACGGAGCGAACCTAGCAGTCATTCTTGGATTTGTAATTGCCATTGCTATAAGAGCGTTCCTCTTGCGCAAAGAACTCGGATTTCTCATAGAATGGAAAACGGTAGTATTGTGCACAATGTGGGTTGTGTTGAGTGCTTTGATTTTCATACTAGGTAATCCGACGTCGATTATTCTGTCTGCGATTGTGAGCATGCTGATTGCTGGAGCGATATTTCGCAGAGAGATAGGCCTACTTTTGAATATTGCGAAACAGAAACTCTTCCACTGA
- a CDS encoding glycosyltransferase, protein MGLYYLTFFCDGERIGKRERPRSAQSKIDYILSVAKRSSCAIKVISASASCCECHQSREEIALDSFTSAIYFDSLRGDKPFTRLVNKIIVLIQLFIYILRNINPSDCLIVYHSPRYMPLVSFLKKIRGFDLLIEVEEIYGDVLGSEKLEKKEFEYFQRADSYIFSTELLEQLVNTEKKPSIIDYGVYEICMRPHKKNNRSIHLVYSGIFAAGKGASRAVETMKFLPSNYILHLAGYGSEEETASLKGEIEALSPEIGDRIAFEGMLIGEDFDRLLLSCDIGLCTQDRNASYALTSFPSKVLNYLNHGLSVVAVNIGPLSHAAIANCIQFYEGDDPESVAHAIKKTKIDRDHITRVVSSLDKEFVKDLSRIIGEYQK, encoded by the coding sequence ATGGGGTTGTATTATTTAACATTTTTCTGCGACGGTGAGCGAATCGGAAAAAGAGAGCGTCCAAGATCGGCCCAGAGCAAAATAGATTATATCTTAAGCGTGGCGAAAAGAAGTTCTTGTGCGATTAAGGTCATATCTGCTAGCGCTTCTTGCTGCGAATGCCATCAATCGCGTGAAGAGATCGCGCTCGATAGTTTCACTTCAGCAATCTACTTCGATTCTCTTCGGGGCGATAAACCCTTCACGCGATTGGTGAATAAAATTATAGTATTGATTCAACTGTTTATTTATATTTTAAGAAATATCAACCCAAGTGATTGCTTGATCGTGTATCACTCACCCCGTTATATGCCCCTCGTGTCTTTTCTTAAAAAAATCAGAGGATTCGACCTCCTCATTGAAGTTGAGGAGATATACGGAGATGTTCTTGGCAGCGAGAAACTAGAAAAGAAAGAATTTGAATACTTCCAGAGGGCTGATTCGTATATTTTCTCTACAGAACTTCTGGAACAACTTGTTAACACGGAAAAAAAACCATCAATAATAGATTACGGTGTGTACGAAATCTGTATGCGACCGCACAAAAAGAACAATCGAAGCATCCATCTTGTTTACTCTGGAATTTTTGCTGCAGGGAAAGGTGCATCGAGGGCGGTGGAAACCATGAAATTTCTACCTAGCAATTATATACTTCATCTCGCGGGTTATGGCAGCGAGGAAGAAACAGCATCTTTAAAAGGAGAAATAGAGGCTTTAAGCCCAGAAATAGGAGATCGAATTGCGTTCGAAGGAATGCTAATAGGAGAAGATTTCGATCGGCTCCTTCTATCATGCGATATTGGACTATGCACTCAAGATAGAAATGCATCCTATGCGTTAACATCGTTTCCCTCAAAAGTCCTGAACTACCTAAATCATGGTCTTTCGGTAGTTGCTGTTAATATTGGTCCTTTGAGTCACGCCGCTATAGCAAATTGCATACAGTTTTATGAAGGAGACGATCCTGAAAGCGTCGCTCATGCTATTAAAAAAACGAAGATCGATAGAGATCACATTACGAGAGTGGTCAGTAGTTTAGACAAAGAATTTGTAAAAGATTTAAGCCGAATTATTGGTGAGTATCAAAAGTAG
- a CDS encoding ParB/RepB/Spo0J family partition protein: MSSPYQTLTLPVDSIQSHPENDFTMDESEMQELVASIRSEGLGQLPLVRKLPDGAYQMIAGHRRLEAYKRLAREDAAFRAIPVTLVDDLDDARARVLLNVTNLVTRRLSQEERGARYAAIGREVPALREADPSLKGVRTNDIIARIVTEETGQSVSPATVKRAIAAERRLRETREQAELLTGDLNENWQVEAQAGAIDPLTLRAISELPIQKQLDLFAEYQRQEMTLGQLKAHLKASRPKTTADAARVLQLAIRNAEEARQMDRVGVPLPQGLVRKLKSLVDQL, from the coding sequence ATGTCATCTCCCTACCAAACGCTCACTTTGCCGGTTGACAGCATCCAGTCGCACCCGGAGAACGACTTCACCATGGACGAAAGCGAGATGCAGGAGCTCGTCGCGTCCATCCGCTCCGAGGGCCTCGGGCAGCTGCCGCTCGTGCGCAAGCTGCCGGACGGCGCCTACCAGATGATCGCCGGCCACCGCCGACTCGAGGCGTACAAGCGCCTTGCCCGCGAGGACGCGGCCTTCCGCGCCATCCCGGTCACGCTCGTCGACGACCTCGACGACGCCCGCGCCCGCGTGCTGCTCAATGTCACCAACCTCGTGACTCGCCGCCTGTCTCAGGAGGAGCGCGGCGCGCGCTACGCGGCCATCGGCAGGGAAGTGCCGGCGCTGCGCGAGGCCGACCCGTCGCTCAAGGGCGTGCGCACGAACGACATCATCGCGCGCATCGTGACCGAGGAGACGGGGCAGTCGGTGTCGCCGGCCACGGTCAAACGCGCCATCGCGGCCGAGAGGCGCCTGCGCGAAACGCGCGAGCAGGCCGAGCTTCTCACGGGCGACCTGAACGAGAACTGGCAGGTGGAGGCGCAGGCGGGGGCCATCGATCCGCTCACGTTGCGTGCCATCTCGGAGTTGCCGATCCAGAAACAGCTCGATCTGTTCGCCGAATACCAGCGCCAGGAGATGACGCTCGGCCAGCTGAAGGCTCACCTCAAAGCGTCGCGGCCCAAGACGACGGCCGATGCGGCCCGCGTGCTGCAGCTTGCCATCCGCAACGCGGAGGAGGCGCGTCAGATGGATCGCGTCGGCGTGCCGTTACCGCAGGGGCTCGTTCGCAAGCTGAAGAGCCTGGTGGACCAGCTGTAA
- a CDS encoding helix-turn-helix domain-containing protein, translating into MERKDPLVRKYASDLGTNLRQIRKDQGLTQKKLGLMIGSEHSRISNIECGYVALSIPDLVKLSRALDVDPCQLADLAPLKLIDYPEQADGHARL; encoded by the coding sequence ATGGAACGCAAGGACCCCCTTGTGAGAAAATACGCGTCTGACCTTGGGACAAACCTCCGACAGATCCGTAAAGACCAAGGATTGACGCAGAAAAAGCTGGGGCTCATGATCGGCTCGGAACACTCTCGCATCAGCAATATCGAATGCGGCTACGTCGCCTTGAGCATTCCGGACCTCGTGAAGCTGAGCCGCGCGCTCGACGTCGACCCCTGCCAGCTCGCCGACCTCGCGCCGCTCAAGCTGATCGATTATCCCGAGCAGGCGGACGGCCACGCGCGGCTGTAG
- the nrfD gene encoding NrfD/PsrC family molybdoenzyme membrane anchor subunit, producing MLSDLVVCYLFLGGTGAGLALVLSVLGLLVPRACVSTPPGVHLRPNAAYRKLLGSGFAAAFVLLALGIVCLLADLGNAERVILLLLHPTASYLAVGSWALAACLALAAALGFAWLGVGTWNVALVRILQVTTALVAAVVMVYTGLLLQSLGAVPLWSTPWLPALFAASSLSCGIACLLALAQLTGVASAFDAVLGRLAAVDAAVIVIEAIVVAVFVYAASLAGAPLSNGTELAAAQSVRELVAGANAQLFWGCFVALGLAVPLVLDGVLANRRRPLPGVALFTAACVLAGGFVMRFCVVAAGAHPVLSSMGVM from the coding sequence GTGCTGAGCGATCTGGTCGTGTGCTACCTGTTCCTCGGCGGCACCGGGGCGGGGCTCGCTCTCGTGCTCTCCGTGCTCGGCTTGCTCGTTCCGCGCGCATGCGTGTCAACGCCCCCGGGCGTGCACCTTCGTCCGAACGCCGCGTACCGCAAGCTGCTCGGCTCGGGGTTCGCCGCCGCGTTCGTGCTGCTGGCGCTCGGCATCGTGTGCTTGCTGGCCGACCTCGGCAACGCCGAGCGCGTGATCCTGCTGCTCCTGCACCCCACGGCGTCGTACCTGGCGGTGGGGTCGTGGGCGCTCGCGGCGTGCCTGGCGCTCGCAGCGGCGCTCGGCTTCGCGTGGCTTGGCGTCGGCACCTGGAACGTCGCCCTTGTGCGCATCCTCCAGGTGACGACTGCGCTCGTGGCGGCGGTGGTCATGGTGTACACGGGGCTCCTGCTCCAGAGCCTCGGCGCGGTGCCCCTGTGGTCCACGCCGTGGCTGCCAGCGTTGTTCGCGGCCTCGTCGCTGTCGTGCGGCATCGCATGCCTGCTGGCGCTTGCCCAGCTCACGGGCGTGGCATCCGCGTTCGATGCCGTGCTCGGACGCTTGGCGGCGGTCGATGCCGCGGTCATCGTGATCGAGGCGATCGTCGTCGCGGTGTTCGTGTACGCGGCTTCGCTGGCCGGCGCGCCGCTGTCCAACGGCACCGAGCTCGCCGCCGCGCAGTCGGTGCGGGAGCTGGTGGCGGGCGCCAACGCGCAGCTGTTCTGGGGCTGCTTCGTCGCGCTCGGCCTGGCGGTGCCGCTCGTGCTGGACGGCGTGCTCGCCAATCGCCGCCGCCCGCTGCCGGGCGTCGCCCTGTTCACGGCGGCGTGCGTGCTGGCCGGCGGGTTCGTCATGCGGTTCTGCGTTGTTGCGGCTGGTGCCCACCCGGTGCTCAGCTCGATGGGAGTGATGTGA